In the genome of Effusibacillus lacus, one region contains:
- a CDS encoding DUF6429 family protein — protein MSNNMTVEQAIKELTLLLLYLTSWEEDEPFGKFHRSWKGYDFDVLNELTDENLITGSHKAKSVYLTEQGVEKAKELVEKYLGRNK, from the coding sequence ATGAGTAACAATATGACCGTTGAACAAGCGATCAAGGAACTGACCCTACTGTTGCTATATCTGACTTCCTGGGAAGAAGACGAACCTTTCGGCAAGTTTCACAGAAGTTGGAAAGGGTATGATTTCGACGTGCTGAACGAGTTGACTGACGAGAATCTGATCACCGGCAGCCACAAAGCCAAGTCGGTTTATCTTACTGAGCAAGGTGTAGAGAAAGCGAAAGAGTTAGTAGAAAAGTATTTAGGCCGAAACAAGTAA
- a CDS encoding DUF1284 domain-containing protein has product MAIHLRGHHLLCLLGYRGIGYSEQFARNMSSVHDRLLKDPETEVCIVQGPDDLCACFPDDQVYHCDDEHVGTRDQRILQRLGLEIGEELTWGEIQSRIARLVNPEEIAEWCFTCSWRSLGYCEEGVRRIRAGHGLVPLPARIHGVEVYGVQVDSQTRCGHYASDRDIIAIRFPCCDTYYPCYQCHQAVAGHPAATWSTEQFDRKAILCGACGTELTINQYLACDSVCPYCGSQLNPGCKNHYHLYFER; this is encoded by the coding sequence GTGGCTATCCATTTGCGCGGGCACCATTTGCTGTGTCTTTTGGGGTATAGAGGAATCGGGTATTCTGAACAATTTGCAAGAAACATGTCCTCCGTTCATGACCGACTGCTTAAAGATCCGGAAACCGAAGTTTGCATTGTGCAGGGGCCCGATGATCTGTGTGCCTGTTTTCCCGACGATCAAGTTTATCATTGTGACGACGAACATGTCGGAACAAGGGATCAACGGATTCTGCAGCGACTGGGTTTGGAAATCGGAGAGGAGCTGACATGGGGAGAGATCCAAAGCAGAATTGCACGTCTTGTAAACCCGGAAGAAATTGCTGAGTGGTGCTTCACTTGTTCCTGGAGATCGCTGGGCTATTGTGAGGAAGGGGTTCGTCGGATTCGTGCTGGACATGGACTTGTTCCGCTTCCGGCCCGAATTCATGGCGTGGAGGTGTACGGAGTACAGGTCGATTCCCAAACCCGCTGTGGACATTACGCCTCGGACAGGGATATCATAGCCATTCGATTTCCTTGTTGTGATACTTATTATCCCTGTTACCAGTGCCATCAGGCAGTTGCCGGTCATCCCGCAGCCACCTGGAGTACGGAACAATTTGACCGGAAGGCGATTCTGTGCGGTGCTTGTGGCACGGAGTTAACCATTAACCAATACCTTGCATGTGATTCGGTTTGTCCATACTGCGGTTCCCAGTTGAATCCGGGCTGCAAGAATCACTACCATCTTTATTTTGAAAGATAG
- a CDS encoding DNA adenine methylase, giving the protein MAIMLDPQFTTFTEQNLPRTAAFPRLRYMGSKYKMIPYLSSVLSNIRFETALDAFSESGVVAYSLKEMGKQVTANDFLHFSSTIAKAIVENPGVTLSQEDMELLLSPNKDGRNFIQTTFQNLYFPLEDHQFLDSVWSHIEDLPLYKREIALSALCLAAARKQPRGVFTITDLRYDDGRKNMHLPLRELFVKAVEEYNNAVFDNGKINSVMCEDIFSIDPSGFDLVYFDPPYAPPKDDADYIKRYHFLEGLSRYWRDVKIMENTKTKKIEKRYTPFAYKRTIREALSKLFRKFENSIIVLSYSSNSVPGEKEIYDLLREVKGDVEVYSVPHTYSFGTHETAKRRQVNEYIFVAR; this is encoded by the coding sequence ATGGCAATCATGTTGGATCCTCAGTTCACAACCTTCACAGAGCAAAACCTGCCGAGAACAGCCGCTTTTCCCCGTCTGAGGTATATGGGTTCAAAATATAAGATGATCCCTTACTTGTCTTCTGTTCTTTCAAACATTCGCTTTGAAACCGCTCTTGACGCTTTTTCCGAAAGCGGGGTTGTAGCCTACTCGTTGAAAGAGATGGGCAAACAGGTAACAGCCAATGATTTTTTGCATTTTTCCTCCACCATCGCTAAAGCCATTGTTGAAAACCCAGGCGTTACCTTGTCGCAAGAGGACATGGAATTGTTGTTATCTCCAAACAAGGACGGACGCAACTTTATTCAAACGACGTTTCAAAATCTTTATTTTCCCCTTGAGGATCATCAATTTCTGGATTCCGTTTGGTCCCATATAGAAGATCTCCCTTTATACAAACGGGAAATCGCGCTGTCTGCCTTGTGTTTAGCCGCTGCCAGAAAGCAACCACGGGGAGTATTTACCATTACAGACTTGCGTTATGATGATGGAAGAAAGAATATGCACCTGCCACTTCGTGAGTTGTTTGTAAAAGCCGTGGAAGAGTATAACAATGCGGTTTTTGACAATGGCAAAATAAATTCGGTCATGTGCGAAGATATCTTTTCCATTGATCCATCGGGTTTTGATCTGGTTTACTTTGATCCTCCCTACGCGCCGCCCAAGGATGATGCAGATTATATCAAGAGATATCATTTTCTCGAGGGATTATCGCGCTACTGGCGAGATGTCAAGATCATGGAGAACACAAAGACAAAGAAAATTGAGAAGCGATACACACCGTTTGCCTATAAACGAACCATACGTGAAGCGCTAAGTAAATTATTCAGGAAATTTGAAAACAGCATAATTGTATTGTCTTATAGTTCAAACTCTGTTCCCGGAGAAAAAGAAATTTACGACCTGCTTCGCGAGGTCAAAGGGGATGTGGAGGTTTATTCCGTACCACATACCTATTCGTTTGGTACACATGAAACAGCCAAAAGACGTCAAGTAAACGAATATATCTTCGTGGCCAGGTGA